The following proteins are encoded in a genomic region of Brachypodium distachyon strain Bd21 chromosome 1, Brachypodium_distachyon_v3.0, whole genome shotgun sequence:
- the LOC100828456 gene encoding LOW QUALITY PROTEIN: U-box domain-containing protein 57 (The sequence of the model RefSeq protein was modified relative to this genomic sequence to represent the inferred CDS: substituted 1 base at 1 genomic stop codon), with the protein MPIRRISIKVARDEDLRSYIGRDGQYFDLVDFDKVRAFSVLVDLPIRHLKENLKEVFGTDVQFQRLWLFCGRQNGTCRPFRALCEDKQSVGTLLLESSDDVKLFLEVLNPSTPRNLSREDLLVFLKLYDPEKTQLRYIGMLFVKASSRPSEILPKLRNLAGFRADEEIMLYEEIQFKPPLQCEAIDIYNTFSGGQIEHGDIICYQKSPSYSLSQHAYPSVLTFFEHVHCVKDAHKKIHALEQKIVVSKCQCDLQIEKAKMECNQLKHEQDNVVXQVEELQDQNAQIILEFSFVNLQQATEDFKDVCKVGDTEYGRVYKGTIHNTTVAIKMCRSKSLFQQEVYVVRQGRHPNIVTLIGICAEASALVYEWLPMGNLEDHIVCSTDSPPLSWRIRTQIIGEVCCALLFLHSHKPSALVHGDLRPCNILIDANYRSKLCNFGTSTLFLQPGTCPPNLATRLPYMDPEFLTTGELTPLSDVYSLGVIILRLLTGMPPIAIAKKVSEALESDSLHLLIDKFAGDWPYIQAKQLALLGLSCVEMRRDKRPDLLTKVWTVIEPLTEKLPIASWRYIQSASRGSYPPAHFICPILKEIMNDPLMASDGFTYEAEAIRRWLDDGNLRSPMTNLALPNCNLIPNRALRSSIQEHLQQQRQSDS; encoded by the exons ATGCCGATTCGGAGAATCAGCATCAAG GTGGCAAGGGACGAAGATTTGCGCTCGTATATTGGGAGAGATGGCCAGTATTTTGATCTCGTCGACTTCGACAAAGTTCGGGCTTTCAGTGTGCTGGTTGATTTGCCCATACGCCATCTCAAG GAGAATCTTAAGGAAGTATTTGGCACCGATGTTCAATTTCAACGCCTTTGGTTGTTTTGTGGACGGCAAAATGGGACATGCCGTCCCTTCCGGGCATTGTGTGAAGACAAGCAATCT GTGGGAACATTGCTGTTGGAATCTTCTGATGACGTGAAGCTGTTTTTGGAG GTGCTTAATCCTTCCACCCCACGGAATCTATCCAGGGAAGATCTACTGGTGTTTTTAAAGCTTTATGACCCAGAAAAAACCCAGCTACG ATATATTGGAATGCTGTTTGTCAAAGCTTCATCGAGGCCTTCAGAGATTCTCCCAAAATTAAGAAATCTGGCTGGTTTTCGTGCTGATGAGGAAATAATGTTGTATGAG GAAATCCAATTCAAACCACCTTTGCAATGTGAAGCTATAGACATTTATAATACCTTTTCAGGCGGCCAG ATTGAACATGGGGACATCATTTGCTACCAGAAAAGCCCAAGCTACTCATTGAGCCAGCATGCATACCCTTCTGTTCTAACATTCTTCGAGCATGTTCATTGTGTCAAG GATGCACATAAGAAGATACACGCTCTAGAACAGAAGATTGTTGTGTCAAAATGCCAGTGTGACCTTCAAATAGAAAAGGCAAAAATGG AATGTAACCAGTTGAAACATGAACAAGACAACGTAGTGTGACAAGTGGAAGAATTACAGGATCAAAATGCTCAGATTATTCTGGAGTTCTCCTTCGTGAATCTACAACAAGCAACAGAGGATTTCAAGGATGTGTGCAAGGTTGGAGACACTGAATACGGACGTGTATACAAAGGCACTATACACAATACCACAGTAGCAATCAAGATGTGCAGATCCAAGAGCCTATTTCAACAAGAG GTTTATGTTGTTCGTCAAGGGAGACATCCAAACATTGTCACCTTAATTGGAATATGCGCTGAGGCTTCAGCTCTCGTGTATGAGTGGTTACCGATGGGAAACCTTGAAGACCACATTGTTTGTTCTACTGACTCTCCACCTCTCTCATGGCGCATCCGTACTCAGATCATTGGTGAGGTTTGTTGTGCACTGCTTTTCCTTCATTCACATAAGCCCAGTGCTTTAGTCCATGGCGATCTCCGGCCTTGCAACATCCTCATCGATGCCAACTACAGAAGCAAGCTCTGCAACTTTGGAACGTCTACCCTATTTCTCCAACCTGGCACCTGTCCACCAAACCTAGCAACAAGGCTTCCATACATGGATCCGGAGTTCCTCACCACTGGGGAGCTCACACCCCTTTCTGATGTCTACTCACTGGGTGTTATTATTCTGCGTCTCTTGACTGGAATGCCCCCCATAGCTATTGCAAAGAAAGTTTCGGAAGCATTGGAGAGTGATAGCCTGCACTTGCTCATTGATAAATTTGCTGGGGACTGGCCTTACATACAAGCCAAGCAGTTGGCACTCCTTGGTCTTAGCTGTGTGGAAATGAGGAGGGACAAACGGCCTGATCTCTTAACCAAAGTTTGGACAGTTATTGAGCCACTGACAGAGAAGCTCCCTATAGCCTCATGGCGGTATATCCAATCAGCTTCTAGAGGAAGTTACCCTCCTGCTCACTTCATTTGTCCAATACTCAAG GAGATCATGAATGATCCTCTAATGGCATCCGATGGATTCACCTATGAAGCTGAAGCTATAAGGCGCTGGCTTGATGACGGGAATTTGAGGTCTCCAATGACAAACTTGGCCCTTCCGAATTGCAATCTCATCCCTAATCGTGCCCTCCGTTCCTCCATTCAGGAGCACCTTCAGCAACAAAGGCAGTCAGATTCCTGA